One part of the Melospiza melodia melodia isolate bMelMel2 chromosome 3, bMelMel2.pri, whole genome shotgun sequence genome encodes these proteins:
- the LOC134415724 gene encoding p53 apoptosis effector related to PMP-22-like: MVKYGLDYTRCRWILPLLLGIGVIFGIIALAGWGWLESQTLPYVLQASLWQICRRGDQGGQWSCESLMGYAWGRAAAATYLVGFLLLVICFALAIIAFAIDTLRFNFIRGIGGLLFVAAVFSIMGLVIYPVKFSSEIEMTGVNMFSWAYGFGWTTAIMEICLGFFFCCLPNYEDQILGNVKPTYFYSSP; this comes from the exons ATGGTGAAGTACGGCCTGGACTACACGCGCTGCAGATggatcctgcccctgctcctgggcaTCGGGGTCATCTTCGGCATCATCGCTCTGgcgggctggggctggctggagtCGCAGACCCTGCCCTACGTGCTGCAAGCGTCGCTCTGGCAGATCTGCAGGAGGGGTGACCAGGGCGGGCAATGGAGCTGCGAGTCCCTCATGGGCTACG cctggggaagagctgctgctgccacataCCTGGTTGGCTTTCTACTTCTGGTCATCTGTTTTGCACTGGCCATCATAGCGTTTGCCATCGACACGCTTCGGTTCAACTTCATCCGTGGCATTGGAGGCTTGCTGTTTGTGGCTG CTGTGTTCTCCATCATGGGCCTGGTCATTTACCCAGTAAAGTTCTCATCTGAAATTGAGATGACAGGAGTCAATATGTTCAGCTGGGCCTACGGCTTTGGCTGGACCACTGCCATTATGGAAATATGCTTGGGATTCTTCTTCTGCTGCCTTCCTAACTATGAAGATCAGATCCTGGGTAATGTCAAGCCCACATATTTTTACTCTTCCCCATAA